Proteins found in one Paenibacillus borealis genomic segment:
- the dnaA gene encoding chromosomal replication initiator protein DnaA: MDSHTSELWQQILSIIQTKLSKPSFDTWFKATKALTFSPQALIISAPTTFAVEWLESRYTKLVGATVYEVTGQQVDVKFVIEENKPSEPIVQQMAPSPAVSREEAQTHLLNPKYTFDTFVIGSGNRFAHAASLAVAEAPAKAYNPLFLYGGVGLGKTHLMHAIGHYVLEHNPNNKVIYISSEKFTNEFINSIRDNRGESFRNKYRNVDILLIDDIQFLAGKESTQEEFFHTFNALHEERKQIIISSDRPPKEIPTLEERLRSRFEWGLITDIQPPDLETRIAILRKKAKAENLDIPNEAMMYIANQIDTNIRELEGALIRVVAYSSLTNQDVTTHLAAEALKDIIPSSRPKMITINDIQQKVGEYYNLRMEDFKARKRTKAVAFPRQIAMYLSRELTDYSLPKIGEAFGGRDHTTVIHAHEKITQQLKVDQELYKVVNNLAEKIKNPS; this comes from the coding sequence AGCAAATTTTATCGATTATTCAAACCAAACTAAGCAAGCCGAGCTTTGATACCTGGTTTAAGGCTACCAAGGCCTTAACGTTTAGCCCCCAGGCTCTTATTATCTCGGCGCCTACAACTTTTGCCGTAGAATGGCTGGAAAGTCGCTACACCAAACTGGTAGGAGCAACAGTTTATGAGGTCACCGGACAACAGGTTGACGTCAAATTTGTAATTGAAGAGAACAAACCCTCTGAGCCGATCGTTCAACAAATGGCACCCTCTCCCGCAGTTTCACGCGAAGAAGCACAGACGCATTTGCTCAATCCCAAATACACTTTTGATACGTTCGTGATCGGCTCGGGCAACCGTTTTGCGCATGCGGCCTCACTGGCAGTAGCCGAAGCGCCGGCCAAAGCTTACAATCCTTTGTTTTTGTACGGAGGCGTGGGTCTCGGGAAGACTCACTTGATGCATGCCATCGGGCACTATGTGCTGGAGCATAACCCCAATAATAAGGTTATCTACATCTCGTCCGAGAAATTTACGAATGAATTCATCAACTCCATTCGTGACAACCGTGGTGAAAGCTTCCGTAACAAATACCGCAATGTTGACATTTTGCTGATTGACGATATTCAATTCCTGGCCGGCAAAGAGTCAACGCAGGAGGAATTTTTCCATACGTTCAATGCTCTTCATGAAGAACGCAAGCAAATTATTATCTCAAGCGACCGGCCTCCAAAGGAAATTCCCACGCTGGAAGAACGGCTGCGCTCGCGCTTTGAATGGGGACTGATCACCGATATTCAGCCTCCGGATCTGGAAACACGGATTGCCATTCTCCGTAAGAAGGCTAAGGCAGAGAACCTGGATATCCCGAACGAAGCGATGATGTATATCGCTAATCAGATTGATACGAACATCCGTGAGCTTGAAGGCGCGCTAATACGCGTTGTGGCTTATTCATCACTGACTAACCAGGATGTGACGACGCATCTGGCAGCTGAAGCACTGAAGGATATCATTCCTTCCAGCCGGCCGAAGATGATTACGATCAACGATATTCAGCAAAAAGTCGGGGAATACTACAATTTGCGCATGGAGGATTTCAAAGCGCGGAAACGCACGAAGGCTGTTGCTTTTCCAAGGCAGATTGCCATGTATCTCTCCCGTGAATTAACCGATTATTCGCTTCCCAAGATCGGCGAGGCCTTCGGAGGACGCGATCATACGACAGTTATCCATGCCCATGAGAAGATTACGCAGCAATTAAAGGTGGACCAGGAGCTATATAAAGTGGTAAATAATCTTGCGGAGAAAATTAAAAATCCTTCCTAA
- the dnaN gene encoding DNA polymerase III subunit beta has product MKISILKNELNESIGHVSKAISSRTTIPILTGIKLEVSHQGVTLTASDTDISIQSFIPAENDSHTIVKVEQPGSVVLPAKFFVEIIKKLPSKEIHMEVKEGFQTYISSGSTEIQIVGLDPEEFPVLPSIEENETISMPGDLLKNMIKQTAFSISTQETTPILTGILWNLADNEFKFTATDRHRLATRAAHLEGTENVQFANIVIAGKTLNELSKIIPDQNMLVDIVVADNQVLFKIDKVLFYSRILDGIYPDTSRIIPTNYKTELTLDTKKLSESIDRAYLLSREEKTNIVRMQTLENGDVEISSSSSELGKVREELEVIDFKGEPLRISFNSKYMLDVLKVVESEQLVIAFTGMMSPIILRPLDESRSLYVILPYRTTN; this is encoded by the coding sequence ATGAAAATCAGCATTCTCAAGAATGAACTTAACGAATCCATAGGACATGTCTCCAAGGCGATCTCGAGCAGAACAACCATCCCTATTTTGACCGGAATCAAGCTTGAGGTTAGCCACCAGGGAGTAACATTGACGGCAAGCGACACGGATATCTCGATCCAATCCTTTATCCCTGCAGAAAATGACAGCCATACGATCGTAAAAGTGGAACAGCCCGGCAGCGTAGTGCTTCCAGCCAAGTTCTTTGTCGAGATCATCAAGAAGCTTCCCTCCAAAGAAATTCACATGGAAGTCAAAGAGGGCTTTCAAACCTATATCTCTTCCGGATCTACGGAGATTCAGATTGTTGGCCTGGACCCTGAAGAATTCCCTGTTCTGCCAAGCATTGAGGAGAATGAAACCATCTCGATGCCAGGCGATTTGCTGAAGAATATGATTAAACAAACCGCTTTCTCCATCTCTACACAAGAGACAACACCGATTCTGACGGGGATTCTGTGGAATCTTGCCGATAACGAGTTTAAGTTCACCGCTACCGACCGCCACCGTCTGGCAACAAGAGCAGCACATCTGGAAGGTACAGAGAATGTTCAGTTTGCGAATATTGTTATTGCCGGCAAAACGCTGAACGAGCTCAGCAAAATTATTCCGGATCAGAATATGCTGGTGGATATTGTCGTAGCAGATAACCAGGTCCTGTTCAAAATCGACAAAGTGCTGTTCTATTCGCGGATCCTGGACGGAATTTATCCGGATACTTCTAGAATTATTCCAACCAACTACAAAACAGAACTAACTCTTGATACAAAAAAACTCAGCGAATCGATTGACCGCGCTTATTTGCTGTCCCGTGAAGAAAAAACGAACATCGTCCGCATGCAGACTCTTGAGAATGGTGATGTAGAGATTTCTTCCAGCTCGTCTGAGCTGGGTAAGGTCCGCGAAGAACTTGAAGTGATTGATTTCAAAGGTGAGCCTTTGCGGATCTCCTTCAACTCCAAATATATGCTGGACGTACTGAAGGTTGTGGAGAGTGAGCAGCTCGTGATTGCCTTCACCGGCATGATGAGTCCGATAATTCTCAGACCGCTCGACGAGAGCCGCAGCCTATATGTCATTCTGCCTTACCGGACAACCAATTAA
- the yaaA gene encoding S4 domain-containing protein YaaA, with protein sequence MKKIVIHSGYIKLDQFLKLADCVSTGGMAKALLQEGHVQVNGEKEERRGRKLYPGDKIEVQDNGVFEVEGGGVKE encoded by the coding sequence ATGAAAAAAATAGTTATCCACAGTGGATATATTAAGCTGGACCAGTTTTTGAAGCTGGCGGATTGTGTATCCACAGGCGGTATGGCCAAAGCGCTGCTGCAGGAAGGGCATGTGCAAGTGAACGGGGAGAAAGAAGAACGCCGTGGCAGAAAGCTCTACCCGGGTGATAAGATAGAGGTACAGGATAACGGCGTATTCGAAGTTGAAGGCGGCGGAGTCAAAGAGTAG